In one Hemiscyllium ocellatum isolate sHemOce1 chromosome 27, sHemOce1.pat.X.cur, whole genome shotgun sequence genomic region, the following are encoded:
- the LOC132828609 gene encoding gastrula zinc finger protein XlCGF8.2DB-like, producing the protein MSKHQRSHIGERLWKCGDCGKGFLYPSQLKIHQRSHTGERPFICANCGKRFTQKANLLKHQRVHSGERPLTCSECGKGFAQSSNLLIHQRVHSRERPFTCSECGKGFTQSTDLLKHQRVHTGEIPFTCTQCGKGFTRSSDLLKHQRVHSGERPFTCSDCGKAFAQTTDLLRHQRVHTGEKPFTCSECGKAFTQSSHLLRHQRVHTGERPFTCSDCGKGFAQSSNLLIHQRVHSGERPFTCSECGKGFTQTTDLLIHQRVHTGERPFTCSVCGKGFTRSAKLLRHQRIHSRERPFTCSECGKGFTNSSNLLAHRHLHPGE; encoded by the coding sequence ATGTCCAAACACCAGCGCAGTCACATTGGGGAGAGACTGTGGAAATGTGGGGATTGCGGGAAGGGATTTCTCTATCCATCTCAATTGAAAATTCACcagcgcagtcacactggggagagaccgttcATCTGCGCTAACTGTGGAAAGAGATTCACTCAGAAGGCAAACCTGCTcaaacaccagcgagttcactcTGGAGAGAGACCATTAACCTGCTCCGAATGTGGGAAGGGATTCGCTCAGTCATCCAACCTGCTGATACACCAGCGGGTACACTCTCGGGAGagaccgttcacctgctctgagtgcggcaagggcttcactcaGTCAACTGACCTGCTCaaacaccagcgggttcacaccgggGAAATCCCATTCACCTGCactcagtgtgggaagggattcactcggtCGTCTGACCTGCTCAAACACCAGCGGGTTCACTCTGGGGAGagaccgttcacctgctctgACTGTGGGAAAGCATTTGCTCAGACAACTgacctgctgagacaccaacgagttcacaccggggagaaacCTTTCACCTGCTCGGAGTGTGGGAAGGCGTTCACTCAGTCgtcccacctgctgagacaccagcgcgttcacaccggggagagacccttcacctgctctgactgtgggaaaggattcgcTCAGTCATCCAACCTGCTGATCCACCAGCGGGTTCACTCTGGGGAGAGACCCTTCACCTGCTCGgaatgtgggaagggattcactcagacgACGGACCTGCTGAtccaccagcgggttcacaccggggagagaccgttcacctgctctgtgtgtgggaagggattcactcgcTCAGCCAAACTGCTGAGACACCAGCGCATTCACtccagggagaggccattcacctgctctgagtgtggcaAAGGCTTCACTAATTCGTCCAATCTGTTAGCACACCGACACCTTCACCCTGGGGAATAG